Part of the bacterium genome is shown below.
CGTAGAGCAAGACGTCCTCGTCGCACTCGATCAGCCGCACACCAGGATCGCCCAGGTGCCGCTCCACCCACTCCGTCGACACCAGCACCTCCGGCCGGGCATAGCCCCGCTGCTCAATGGGCGTGATCGCGGGACGCGTCTTCGTGTCCGCCACGGTCATCTCCTTTGCTCAAGAGTCAGCGTTCATGGTTTATCGCCAGCTCCACGCACCCGGACTCAGTACTTGGGCAGCGTGGGGTCCACCTCGTCCGCCCACGCGTGGATGCCGCCACGCAGATGCAGCACGCGCTGGAACCCGGCCTCCTGGAGCAGCTTGACGGCCCGGGCGCTGCGCGAGCCCGTCCGACAGTGCACCACGATCTCGCCGGCGTCGCTCAACTCCGAGAGGCGATCGGGCAGCTCGCCCAGCGGGATCAGGCGCGCGCCGCGGTCGCCGAGGTTCGCGATGTCCCACTCGTGCGGCTCGCGCACGTCGATCAGGGTGATCGGCTCGCCGGCATCGAGCCGATCGCGCAGCCTGGCCGCGCTGATCTCCGGGATGCCATCCGTCTCGACCCGCGGCTGGCGCAGGCCGCAGAACTCTTCGTAGTCGATCAGTTCCGTGACGGTCGGCGCGTCGCCGCAGGCCGGACACGCCGGGTTGCGCCGCAGCGTCAGCTCGCGCCAGCGCATGGTCAGCGCATCGAAGAGCAGCAGACGGCCGGCGAGGGTCTTCCCCTGCCCGATGATCAGCTTGATGGCCTCGAGCGCCTGGAGCGTCCCGATGATGCCGGGGAGCACGCCGAGCACCCCGCCCTCCGCGCAGCTCGGCACGAGGCCGGGGGGCGGCGGCTCGCGGAACAGGCAGCGGTAGCACGGCCCGCCCTTCGTCGCGAACACCGAGACCTGCCCTTCGAAGCGGAAGATCGAGCCGTAGACGTTCGGCTTGCCGAGCAGGACGCAGGCGTCGTTGACCAGGTACCGCGTGGGGAAGTTGTCCGTGCCGTCCACGATCACGTCGTAATCGGCCAGGATGTCCAGCGCGTTGTCGCTGGTCAGACGCGCCTGGTGCTGCACCACGCGGACGTTGGGGTTCACGTCCCGGATCCGCTCGGCCGCCGCTTCCAGCTTCGGCCGTCCCACGTCCTTGGTGCCGTAGAGCACCTGTCGCTGGAGGTTGGTCTCGTCCACGACGTCGAAGTCGACGATCCCGAGCGTGCCGACGCCCGCAGCGGCGAGGTAGAGGGCGGCCGGCGAGCCGAGCCCGCCCGTTCCCACGAGCAGCACCTTCGCCGCCTTGAGCTTGCGTTGCCCCTCCAGCCCGACCTCGGGCATGATGAGGTGACGGCTATATCGCTGCCTCTCGGCCGGCGTGAGCTCCGGCAGCGCGAGAGTCGCGGAATCGGTGTTGGTCATCGTTCCCTTCCCCTCGTTCGGGTTCAGCCGCACGGCGCGCCGCCGTGGGCGGGCAGGTGGTCCGGACACGGCGCGGGTTCGGAGCGCGGACGCACCGTCCGCAGGGTCAGCTCACGCGCGGCCGGCGCGTCTGCGCCGTCCAGCCACCACACGCGAGGTTGCCCCGCGGCGCCGCCCGAGACCGGCACGATCAGCCACACGGTCTCGGGCCACAGCCGCACGTATTCCATGTCGGTGGCCGACG
Proteins encoded:
- a CDS encoding sulfurtransferase: MTVADTKTRPAITPIEQRGYARPEVLVSTEWVERHLGDPGVRLIECDEDVLLY
- a CDS encoding molybdenum cofactor biosynthesis protein MoeB, translated to MTNTDSATLALPELTPAERQRYSRHLIMPEVGLEGQRKLKAAKVLLVGTGGLGSPAALYLAAAGVGTLGIVDFDVVDETNLQRQVLYGTKDVGRPKLEAAAERIRDVNPNVRVVQHQARLTSDNALDILADYDVIVDGTDNFPTRYLVNDACVLLGKPNVYGSIFRFEGQVSVFATKGGPCYRCLFREPPPPGLVPSCAEGGVLGVLPGIIGTLQALEAIKLIIGQGKTLAGRLLLFDALTMRWRELTLRRNPACPACGDAPTVTELIDYEEFCGLRQPRVETDGIPEISAARLRDRLDAGEPITLIDVREPHEWDIANLGDRGARLIPLGELPDRLSELSDAGEIVVHCRTGSRSARAVKLLQEAGFQRVLHLRGGIHAWADEVDPTLPKY